One genomic segment of Aquipuribacter nitratireducens includes these proteins:
- a CDS encoding TlyA family rRNA (cytidine-2'-O)-methyltransferase: MRRRLDAELVRRGLARSREHAAELVAAGRVSVGGRPAVKAATQVDAAAAVLVSDPGPADSWVGRGAGKLDGALDALAARGLAPEVRGRTCLDAGASTGGFTQVLLARGAALVHAVDVGYGQLAWSLRTDDRVRVHERTNVRDLAAGSLEPVPDLVVADLSFISLRLVLPALVEATAPGAEHLLMVKPQFEAGRDRVGAGGVVRDPAVREDTVVEVCAAAGALGLRTVAVTASPLPGPAGNVEYFVLLRGDTGHADDPTDVRGLVHEAVLAGPAGASEGAAR, from the coding sequence GTGAGGCGACGGCTGGACGCCGAGCTCGTGCGACGCGGGCTGGCCCGCAGCCGGGAGCACGCCGCCGAGCTCGTCGCCGCGGGGCGCGTCAGCGTCGGGGGCCGTCCCGCCGTCAAGGCGGCCACGCAGGTGGACGCCGCGGCGGCGGTGCTCGTGAGCGACCCCGGCCCGGCCGACTCCTGGGTCGGTCGCGGGGCCGGCAAGCTCGACGGTGCCCTCGACGCGCTCGCCGCCCGCGGCCTCGCTCCCGAGGTGCGGGGGCGCACGTGCCTCGACGCGGGCGCGAGCACCGGCGGCTTCACGCAGGTCCTGCTCGCCCGTGGCGCCGCGCTCGTCCACGCGGTCGACGTCGGCTACGGCCAGCTGGCGTGGTCGCTGCGCACCGACGACCGCGTCCGGGTCCACGAGCGCACGAACGTCCGGGACCTCGCGGCCGGGTCGCTCGAGCCCGTGCCGGACCTCGTCGTCGCGGACCTCTCCTTCATCTCCCTGCGCCTCGTGCTCCCCGCCCTCGTCGAGGCCACGGCGCCGGGGGCCGAGCACCTGCTCATGGTGAAGCCGCAGTTCGAGGCCGGCCGGGACCGCGTCGGTGCCGGCGGCGTCGTCCGCGACCCCGCCGTCCGTGAGGACACCGTCGTCGAGGTCTGCGCGGCAGCGGGGGCGCTCGGGCTGCGCACGGTCGCCGTCACCGCCAGCCCCCTGCCCGGCCCCGCCGGCAACGTCGAGTACTTCGTGCTCCTCCGCGGGGACACCGGCCACGCCGACGACCCCACCGACGTGCGCGGGCTCGTCCACGAGGCGGTCCTCGCCGGCCCGGCCGGCGCGAGCGAGGGAGCAGCCCGGTGA
- a CDS encoding HAD-IIA family hydrolase, with product MTGPLDGTLMGRHDALLLDLDGVVYEDDHPVAGAVAAIEAVRAAGVPVRFVTNNASRTPAQVADRLRRLGVPAEPEEVLGSAQAAAHLLAGRDDVPDGASVGVVGGEGLLAALRDVGLDPALARDLDAAPSALVQGFSPDLGWLDLAAGTRWVREGVLWVATNLDLTYPSSLGIAPGNGLMVHAVATAAGRRPDAVAGKPLPHLFRTAAEAAAARSPLVVGDRLDTDLAGAVAAGHTGALVLTGVHGVDDALAAEVDERPHVLLRDLGELVDPAALARVDERTAVLRQAWADSGATPEARERLDRSLGT from the coding sequence CACCCGGTGGCGGGAGCGGTCGCGGCCATCGAGGCGGTGCGGGCCGCGGGCGTCCCCGTGCGTTTCGTGACGAACAACGCCTCCCGCACCCCCGCGCAGGTGGCCGACCGGCTGCGCCGGCTCGGGGTGCCGGCGGAGCCGGAGGAGGTCCTCGGCTCGGCGCAGGCGGCGGCGCACCTGCTCGCCGGGCGCGACGACGTCCCCGACGGCGCGAGCGTCGGGGTCGTGGGGGGCGAGGGACTCCTCGCGGCCCTCCGCGACGTCGGCCTCGACCCTGCTCTTGCCCGCGACCTCGACGCGGCGCCGTCGGCGCTCGTCCAGGGCTTCAGCCCGGACCTCGGCTGGCTCGACCTCGCGGCCGGCACCCGCTGGGTGCGCGAGGGCGTGCTGTGGGTCGCGACGAACCTCGACCTCACGTACCCCTCGTCGCTCGGCATCGCGCCCGGCAACGGCCTCATGGTCCACGCGGTCGCCACCGCGGCCGGGCGTCGGCCCGACGCGGTCGCCGGCAAGCCGCTGCCCCACCTGTTCCGGACGGCGGCGGAGGCCGCGGCTGCGCGCTCTCCGCTGGTCGTCGGGGACCGGCTCGACACCGACCTGGCAGGGGCGGTGGCGGCCGGACACACCGGTGCACTCGTCCTCACCGGCGTCCACGGCGTCGACGACGCGCTGGCGGCAGAGGTCGACGAGCGCCCTCACGTTCTGCTGCGCGACCTCGGCGAGCTCGTCGACCCGGCGGCCCTCGCCCGCGTCGACGAGCGCACCGCCGTCCTGCGCCAGGCGTGGGCGGACAGCGGCGCCACGCCGGAGGCGCGGGAGAGGCTCGACCGGTCCCTGGGGACGTGA